The following proteins come from a genomic window of Dioscorea cayenensis subsp. rotundata cultivar TDr96_F1 unplaced genomic scaffold, TDr96_F1_v2_PseudoChromosome.rev07_lg8_w22 25.fasta BLBR01000969.1, whole genome shotgun sequence:
- the LOC120255357 gene encoding uncharacterized protein LOC120255357 encodes RLLLDDPNCKKGFKFDHVGHIVRNFEKFKDNVMISRQITRKHAFYYVTLESENPTPESQAPESPGLSQFSLNLDDGVGGSPSECPIRQKKAKLKKKMNDEVASSLSRLKDDNSKIMEILKKTNADRQMFI; translated from the coding sequence AGGTTGCTTTTGGATGATCCTAACTGCAAGAAAGGGTTCAAGTTTGATCATGTGGGGCACATTGTGAGGAACTTTGAGAAGTTTAAAGATAATGTTATGATATCTAGACAAATTACTCGAAAGCATGCATTTTACTATGTAACATTAGAATCTGAAAATCCCACGCCAGAATCGCAAGCACCAGAATCTCCTGGACTTTCTCAATTTTCTCTTAACTTAGATGATGGTGTTGGTGGCTCACCTTCTGAATGCCCAATCAGACAGAAGAAAgccaaattgaagaaaaaaatgaatgatgaagtAGCATCTTCTCTTAGTCGTCTAAAAGATGACAACTCAAAGATTATGGAGATATTAAAGAAGACTAATGCAGATCGACAAATGTTCATATAA